The following coding sequences are from one uncultured Bacteroides sp. window:
- a CDS encoding RagB/SusD family nutrient uptake outer membrane protein — MKIKRYIYALVVLTVMFSSCSDFLDVQSEGTPTTTSYFKNDQQAIDAVTALYKPLHAETSFGRNLFWEQGAACDVVWGRSRNFNSLATFAYTGDESPLSGNFKLFYEIMARSNWVIQELLQKQNSTTLTAIENRSLGEAYFMRGMSHFMIAYRYGTDKQGVPFAPYEEYANGYDNSILPQQKSVVDNYKYIIKDMDSAIKYLPKFEDYTDADKGRAHQAAAVAYKAKVYAYWATWDATQWTNVISMVDSLESDYGRGLASSLSDFFSSDYSNFWNKEYIWSIPSDGGSNGGGSEFPGVILENKGWGKFNGWGQFKPSYDIYAEMAKDGAGNDRLRRSILEYNQEFQFWGETRKFYSVSDTEAGFMINKYLDPFKYADADKEGYVNTSGNWPTARLNFPIIRFGEMLLFRAEAYLMTNQADKARADINRIRVRSKLTPLADTYMPTMADLYHERRCELAFEFTDHLFDLKRWDRSSNTTIKTLADKELNAHPRVRKYDNRSNPESAFHIADYEDYMGKSAYQPYMMVFPYPSNQVTKSNGKLKQNDGY; from the coding sequence ATGAAGATTAAAAGATATATATATGCCTTAGTCGTGCTGACAGTAATGTTTAGCTCTTGCAGTGATTTTTTGGATGTTCAGTCCGAGGGTACTCCTACAACGACATCTTATTTTAAGAATGATCAACAGGCTATTGATGCTGTCACAGCTTTATATAAACCGCTCCATGCAGAAACGTCCTTTGGGCGTAATTTGTTTTGGGAACAAGGTGCGGCGTGTGATGTGGTTTGGGGACGTAGCCGTAATTTTAACTCACTTGCTACGTTTGCCTATACTGGTGATGAGAGCCCGCTAAGTGGTAATTTCAAATTGTTCTATGAAATAATGGCACGTTCTAACTGGGTAATTCAGGAACTTTTGCAAAAGCAAAACTCCACAACTCTGACTGCTATAGAGAATCGTAGCTTAGGTGAGGCTTACTTCATGCGAGGTATGTCACATTTCATGATTGCTTATCGCTATGGTACTGATAAGCAAGGTGTTCCTTTTGCACCTTATGAAGAATACGCTAATGGATATGATAACTCTATCTTGCCGCAACAAAAGTCTGTTGTGGATAATTATAAGTATATCATTAAGGACATGGATAGCGCAATTAAATATCTTCCGAAGTTTGAGGACTATACTGATGCTGATAAAGGACGTGCGCATCAAGCTGCTGCTGTAGCCTATAAAGCTAAGGTTTATGCTTATTGGGCAACTTGGGATGCTACGCAATGGACAAATGTGATATCGATGGTGGATTCTCTTGAAAGCGATTATGGACGCGGCCTTGCTTCTTCACTTTCTGATTTCTTCTCTTCGGATTACAGTAACTTCTGGAATAAGGAATATATTTGGTCGATCCCTTCTGATGGTGGCTCCAATGGTGGTGGTAGCGAATTTCCGGGTGTTATTCTTGAAAATAAAGGTTGGGGAAAATTCAATGGCTGGGGACAATTCAAACCCAGTTATGACATTTATGCTGAAATGGCAAAAGATGGTGCAGGAAACGATCGCTTGAGACGTTCTATTCTTGAGTATAATCAAGAGTTTCAATTTTGGGGAGAAACGCGTAAATTTTATTCTGTCTCAGATACCGAAGCTGGTTTTATGATAAACAAATATTTGGATCCGTTCAAATACGCCGATGCTGATAAGGAAGGCTATGTCAATACTAGTGGCAACTGGCCAACGGCTCGTTTAAATTTTCCAATTATCCGCTTTGGAGAGATGTTACTGTTTCGTGCCGAGGCTTATTTGATGACTAATCAGGCAGATAAGGCTAGGGCTGATATTAACAGAATTCGTGTGCGCTCTAAGCTTACTCCTTTAGCTGATACATATATGCCTACTATGGCTGATCTGTATCATGAACGCCGTTGTGAACTGGCATTTGAGTTTACCGATCACCTATTCGACTTGAAACGTTGGGATCGTTCTTCGAATACGACAATTAAAACTTTGGCTGATAAAGAATTGAATGCACATCCGCGTGTGCGTAAATACGATAACCGTTCTAATCCAGAATCAGCATTTCATATTGCCGATTATGAAGATTATATGGGCAAGTCGGCTTATCAACCTTATATGATGGTATTTCCTTATCCATCTAATCAGGTCACTAAATCTAATGGAAAGTTGAAACAGAACGATGGATATTAA